gctcactgctccccaccactctcagagatcgggtcactaggtagttcactagctcactactcACCACCACTCTCAGATATCAGGTCACCagatagttcactagctcactgctccccaccactctcagagatcgtgtCACTAGATAGTTCActggctcactgctccccaccacactCAGAGATCGAGtctctaggtagttcactagctcactgctcaacaCCACTCTCAGTGATCGGGTCAACagttagttcactagctcactgctccccaccactctcagagatcgggttaccaggtagttcactagctcactgctcaacaCCACTCTCAGTGATCGGGTGAACagttagttcactagctcactgctccccaccactctcagagatcgtgtcactaggtagttcactggcTAACTGCTCCCCACCACACTCAGAGATCGAGtctctaggtagttcactagctcactgctccccaccactctcagagatcgggtcactaggttgtTCACTACCTCAGTGCTTCCCAcctctctcagagatcgggtcaccacgtagttcactagctcactgctccccaccactctcagagatcgggacaCAAGGTaggtcactagctcactgctccccaccactctcagagatcgggtcaccaggtagttcactagcacaCTGCCCCAACCACTCTCAAAGATCGGGTTACTAAGtaatcactagctcactgctccccacaactctcagcgatcgggtcaccaggtagttcactagctcactgctccccaccactctcagagaccgGGACACTGCgtggttcactagctcactgctccccaccactctcagagatcgtgtCACTAGGTAGATCACtacctcactgctccccaccactctcagagatcgggtcactaggtagttcactagctcactgctccccaccactcacaGAGATCGGCTCACTTGgttgttcactagctcactgctccccaccactctcagatatcgggtcacctggtagttcactagctcactgctccccacctctctcagagatcgggtcaccaggtagttcactagctcactgctccccaccactctcagagatcgggtcactaggtacttcactagctcactgctccccaccactctcagagatccggtcaccaggtagttcactagctcacttctACCCACCACTCTcaaagatcgggtcactaggtagttcactagctcactgctccccaccactctcagagatcgggtcactaggtagtacactagctcactgctccccaccactctcagagatcgggtcaccaggtagttcactagctcacggctccccaccactctcagagatcaggtcactaggtagttcactagctcactgctccccaccactctcagagatcgggtcactaggtagtacactagctcactgctccccaccactctcagagatcgggtcactaggtagttcactagctcactgctccccaccactctcagagattgggtcactaggtagttcactatctcactgctccccaccactctcagagatcgggttacttggtagttcactagctcactgctccccaccactctcagagatcgggtcactaggtagttcaccagCTCACTGCTCCCCATCACTTTCAGGGAtcaggtcactaggtagttcactagctcactactccccaccactctcagatacCGGGTCACCagatagttcactagctcactgctcaacaccactctcagagatcttgtcactaggtagttcactagctcactgctccccaccactgtcagagatcgggtcactaggtagttcactagctcactgctccccagcactctgagagatcgggtcaccacgtagttcactagctccctgctccccaccactctcagagatcttgtcaTTAGGTagatcactagctcactgctccccaccactctcagagatcgggtcactgggtagttcactagcccactgctccccaccactctcagagatcgggtcactaggtagttcactagctcattgctccccaccactctcagagatcgggtcactgggtagttcactatctcactgctccccaccactctcagagatcgggtcactaggtagttcactagctcactactcaccaccactctcagatatcgggtcaccagatagttcactagctcactgctccccaccactctcagagatcgggtcaccaggtagttcactaggtcacacctccccaccactctcagagatcggtcactaggtagttcacgagCTCACTgcaccccaccactctcagagatcgggtcactaggtagttcactagctcactgctccccaccattcTACGAGAgattgggtcactaggtagttcggTAGCtcgctgctccccaccactctcagagatcgggtcaccaggtaatTCACTGTGTCACTGCCCCCCACCACTGTTAGAGATCggatcactaggtagttcactgggtcactgctccccaccactctcagagatcgggtcactaggtagttcactggctcactgctccccacacctctcagagatcgggtcactgggtagttcactagctcactgctccagaccactctcagagatcgggtcactaggtagttcactagctcactgctccccaccactctcagagattgggtcactaggtagttcactagctcactgctccccaccactctcagagatcgggtcaccatgtagttcactagctcactgctccccaccactctcagagatcatgtcactaggtagttcactagctagctgctccccaccactctcagagatcgggtcacagggtagttcactagctcactgctccccaccactctcagagatcgggtcactaggtagtgcACTAGCtcattgctccccaccactctcagtgatcgggtcactgggtagttcactatctcactgctccccaccactctcagagatcgggttactaggtagttcaccaactcactgctccccaccactctcagagatctggtcactaggtagttcactagctcactgctccccaccactctcagagatcgggtcactaggtagttcactagctcactactcaccaccactctcagatatcgggtcaccagatagttcactagctcactgctcccctacactctcagagatcgggtcactagatAGTTCActggctcactgctccccaccacactCAGAGATTGAGtctctaggtagttcactagctcact
This sequence is a window from Schistocerca americana isolate TAMUIC-IGC-003095 unplaced genomic scaffold, iqSchAmer2.1 HiC_scaffold_72, whole genome shotgun sequence. Protein-coding genes within it:
- the LOC124589664 gene encoding helicase SRCAP-like, with the protein product MSLGSSLAHCSPPLSEIGSHGSSLAHCSPPLSEIGSLGSALAHCSPPLSVIGSLGSSLSHCSQPFSENRLLGSSPTHCSPPLSEIGSLGSSLAHCSPPLSEIGSLGSSLAHYSPPLSDIRSPDSSLAHCSPPLSEIVSLDSSLAHCSPPHSEIESLGSSLAHCSTPLSVIGSTVSSLAHCSPPLSEIGLPAIGSPGSSLAHCSPPLSETGTLRGSLAHCSPPLSEIVSLGRSLPHCSPPLSEIGSLGSSLAHCSPPLTEIGSLGCSLAHCSPPLSDIGSPGSSLAHCSPPLSEIGSPGSSLAHCSPPLSEIGSLGTSLAHCSPPLSEIRSPGSSLAHFYPPLSKIGSLGSSLAHCSPPLSEIGSLGSTLAHCSPPLSEIGSPGSSLAHGSPPLSEIRSLGSSLAHCSPPLSEIGSLGSTLAHCSPPLSEIGSLGSSLAHCSPPLSEIGSLGSSLSHCSPPLSEIGLLGSSLAHCSPPLSEIGSLGSSPAHCSPSLSGIRSLGSSLAHYSPPLSDTGSPDSSLAHCSTPLSEILSLGSSLAHCSPPLSEIGSLGSSLAHCSPAL